The proteins below come from a single Methanothrix thermoacetophila PT genomic window:
- the cas2 gene encoding CRISPR-associated endonuclease Cas2, with protein MRLAVTYDISDNRIRTRVFRILESYGAWKQYSVFELEISDVQRLEMEAKIKSVIKPGDKVRIYELCERCVGAIVEIGEKSPTRKSNVI; from the coding sequence ATGAGGCTGGCTGTTACTTACGATATCAGCGATAATCGTATACGTACCAGGGTGTTCAGGATACTTGAAAGTTATGGTGCCTGGAAGCAGTACAGTGTCTTCGAGCTCGAGATCAGCGATGTTCAGCGCCTTGAGATGGAAGCCAAGATCAAATCAGTGATCAAACCAGGGGACAAGGTACGCATATATGAGCTGTGCGAACGCTGTGTTGGTGCCATAGTCGAGATCGGCGAGAAATCCCCTACAAGAAAATCGAACGTGATTTGA